One region of Pseudomonas sp. B21-040 genomic DNA includes:
- a CDS encoding OmpA family protein, whose protein sequence is MSLKSTVLGGLILAGCASLYGCAGQHSEAALQEAGADFQKVKEDSNVLRIAPKDVIRAGESLARADRLSSYWGSGWDVVHYAYLSQRYSEIAREHTNQVLNEERAVKLELERQRLQLALRESKLVSVQQQGKWLEEQILALTTTQTDRGLVMTLGDMLFDTGEAELKNSANRVVLKIVQFLQLNPNRVVRIEGYTDSTGGKQDNIKLSRDRAQSVADVLMDLGIDEKRIHVEGYGDEYPVDVNASERGRAQNRRVEIVFSDEKGQLGAAR, encoded by the coding sequence ATGAGCCTCAAGTCAACAGTTCTCGGCGGCTTGATCCTCGCCGGTTGTGCAAGCCTGTATGGGTGCGCCGGTCAACACAGTGAAGCCGCCTTGCAAGAGGCTGGCGCAGACTTCCAGAAGGTCAAGGAAGACTCCAATGTGCTGCGTATCGCGCCCAAAGACGTGATACGCGCCGGTGAATCCCTGGCCCGCGCCGATCGTCTGTCCAGCTATTGGGGCAGTGGTTGGGACGTCGTGCATTACGCCTACTTGAGCCAGCGCTACAGCGAAATTGCGCGTGAGCACACCAATCAAGTGCTCAACGAAGAGCGCGCGGTGAAGCTCGAACTGGAGCGTCAGCGTCTGCAATTGGCTCTGCGTGAATCCAAACTGGTTAGCGTGCAACAGCAAGGCAAATGGCTCGAAGAACAGATCCTCGCATTGACCACTACTCAGACCGACCGCGGTCTGGTGATGACATTGGGCGATATGCTGTTCGATACGGGCGAGGCGGAGCTGAAGAACTCGGCCAACCGCGTGGTATTGAAGATCGTGCAGTTCCTGCAGCTCAACCCCAACCGCGTGGTGCGGATCGAGGGGTATACCGACAGCACCGGTGGCAAGCAGGACAATATCAAGCTGTCCCGTGACCGTGCACAGTCGGTAGCCGATGTGCTGATGGATCTGGGGATCGATGAAAAGCGCATTCATGTCGAAGGGTACGGGGATGAATACCCGGTGGACGTGAACGCCTCCGAGCGCGGTCGTGCGCAAAACCGCCGCGTGGAAATTGTTTTCTCCGACGAAAAAGGCCAATTGGGCGCTGCTCGCTAA
- the csrA gene encoding carbon storage regulator CsrA, which translates to MLVLSRVVGEMISIGDNISVRILNVNGANVRFGVEAPQNVNVHRAEVYERIQAKRAKAKGR; encoded by the coding sequence ATGCTTGTACTCAGTCGTGTTGTGGGCGAGATGATTTCCATCGGTGACAACATTTCAGTGCGTATCCTCAACGTCAACGGCGCCAATGTGCGCTTTGGCGTCGAAGCGCCGCAAAACGTCAATGTGCATCGCGCCGAAGTCTATGAGCGCATCCAGGCCAAGCGGGCAAAGGCCAAGGGCCGCTGA
- a CDS encoding YkgJ family cysteine cluster protein gives MKCREGCGACCIAPSISSPIPGMPNGKAAGERCVQLSVDNLCSIFGNPERPAVCSAFEADAEVCGSSSDEAIKLLGWWEQMTAA, from the coding sequence ATGAAATGCCGTGAAGGCTGTGGCGCCTGTTGCATTGCCCCTTCCATCAGTTCACCGATTCCCGGTATGCCCAATGGCAAAGCCGCGGGCGAACGTTGCGTACAACTTTCGGTCGATAACCTGTGCAGCATCTTCGGCAACCCGGAGCGCCCCGCGGTGTGTTCGGCATTTGAAGCCGACGCCGAAGTGTGCGGAAGCAGCAGTGACGAGGCGATCAAATTGCTGGGATGGTGGGAGCAAATGACCGCGGCGTGA
- a CDS encoding electron transfer flavoprotein subunit alpha/FixB family protein gives MTILVIAEHDNKVLAPATLNTVAAAAKIGGDIHVLVAGQGAGAVAEAAAKVAGVAKVLLADNAAYAHQLPENVAPLVAELGKGYSHILAAATSNGKNILPRVAAALDVDQISEIISVESADTFKRPIYAGNAIATVQSTASVKVITVRATGFDPVAAEGGSAAVEAVAAAHDAGTSSFVGEELAKSDRPELTAAKIVVSGGRGMQNGDNFKHLYALADKLGAAVGASRAAVDAGFVPNDMQVGQTGKIVAPQLYIAVGISGAIQHLAGMKDSKVIVAINKDEEAPIFQVADYGLVADLFEAIPEFEKLV, from the coding sequence ATGACTATCTTGGTTATTGCTGAACACGACAACAAAGTGCTGGCCCCGGCCACGCTGAACACCGTTGCTGCTGCTGCCAAAATCGGTGGCGACATCCACGTTCTGGTTGCAGGTCAGGGCGCTGGCGCCGTGGCTGAAGCCGCTGCGAAAGTCGCTGGCGTGGCTAAAGTGCTGCTGGCCGACAACGCCGCTTACGCTCACCAGTTGCCGGAAAACGTTGCTCCGCTGGTCGCTGAATTGGGCAAGGGCTACAGCCACATCCTGGCTGCCGCGACTTCCAACGGCAAAAACATCCTGCCGCGCGTTGCTGCCGCGCTGGACGTTGACCAGATCTCCGAGATCATCTCGGTTGAAAGCGCTGACACCTTCAAGCGCCCGATCTACGCCGGTAACGCTATCGCTACCGTTCAGTCGACCGCTTCGGTGAAAGTCATCACCGTGCGTGCTACCGGTTTCGACCCGGTGGCTGCTGAAGGTGGTTCGGCTGCTGTTGAAGCCGTTGCGGCTGCTCACGACGCTGGCACTTCGAGCTTCGTTGGCGAAGAACTGGCCAAGTCCGATCGTCCGGAACTGACCGCTGCCAAAATCGTCGTTTCCGGCGGTCGCGGCATGCAGAACGGCGACAACTTCAAACACCTGTACGCCCTGGCCGACAAGCTGGGCGCTGCTGTCGGTGCTTCCCGCGCCGCGGTCGACGCAGGTTTTGTACCCAACGACATGCAGGTCGGTCAGACCGGCAAGATCGTTGCTCCACAGCTGTACATCGCCGTCGGTATCTCCGGCGCGATCCAGCACCTGGCCGGCATGAAAGACTCCAAAGTGATCGTTGCGATCAACAAGGACGAAGAAGCGCCGATCTTCCAGGTGGCCGATTACGGCCTGGTGGCGGACCTGTTCGAAGCCATCCCCGAGTTCGAGAAGCTGGTCTAA
- a CDS encoding START domain-containing protein, whose product MGSLHRIAVLCGLTAALTTTAVQAEDWKVAKNEDGIKVSLSEVPGSDYKAYQGVVLMKTTVAKLRALQEDVSGACAWIHECKTQKLLKHEGDQSWTYTQFNTPWPVTPRDSVLHVTTVEGADGSLTRKLEGVPKYVPEEKGFVRVTKVDGFWKFVPKGDQVEVTYQVHTEPGGSVPSMVANKFVVDAPFDTLKALKQRAEK is encoded by the coding sequence ATGGGTTCGCTGCATCGTATTGCTGTTTTGTGTGGACTGACCGCCGCGTTGACCACCACGGCCGTTCAGGCTGAAGACTGGAAAGTCGCCAAGAACGAGGACGGCATCAAGGTCTCCCTGAGTGAAGTGCCTGGCTCGGACTACAAGGCCTACCAGGGCGTCGTATTGATGAAGACCACTGTTGCCAAACTGCGCGCACTGCAGGAAGACGTGTCCGGTGCCTGTGCCTGGATTCACGAATGCAAAACCCAAAAGCTGCTCAAGCATGAAGGTGACCAGAGCTGGACCTACACCCAATTCAATACCCCATGGCCGGTTACCCCGCGTGACTCGGTGCTGCACGTCACCACCGTCGAAGGTGCCGATGGCAGCCTGACCCGCAAGCTCGAAGGCGTACCGAAATACGTCCCGGAAGAAAAAGGTTTCGTGCGCGTCACCAAGGTCGACGGCTTCTGGAAGTTCGTACCCAAGGGTGACCAGGTTGAAGTGACCTATCAGGTTCACACCGAGCCAGGCGGCAGCGTGCCGTCGATGGTTGCCAACAAGTTTGTGGTCGATGCGCCGTTCGATACTTTGAAAGCCCTGAAACAACGCGCCGAGAAGTAA
- a CDS encoding SDR family oxidoreductase, translating into MQNRMMITGAGSGLGREIALRWAREGWQLALSDVSEPGLQETLKLVRDAGGDGFIQRCDVRDYSQLTAFAQACEEKLGGIDVIVNNAGVASGGFFSELSLEDWDWQIAINLMGVVKGCKAFLPLLEKSKGKIINIASMAALMQGPAMSNYNVAKAGVVALSESLLIELAQQEVGVHVVCPSFFQTNLLDSFRGPTPAMKAQVGKLLESSPITATDIADYIYKQVAAGEFMILPHEQGRMAWAIKQKNPQLLYNEMTVMADKMRAKAKQNAD; encoded by the coding sequence ATGCAAAATCGCATGATGATCACTGGCGCGGGCTCGGGCCTGGGTCGCGAAATCGCGCTGCGCTGGGCGCGTGAAGGCTGGCAACTGGCCTTGTCGGATGTCAGCGAGCCTGGCCTGCAAGAAACCCTCAAACTCGTTCGCGACGCCGGCGGTGATGGTTTTATCCAGCGTTGCGATGTACGCGACTACAGCCAACTGACGGCCTTCGCCCAGGCGTGCGAAGAGAAGCTCGGCGGCATCGATGTCATCGTCAACAATGCGGGCGTGGCGTCGGGCGGCTTCTTCAGCGAACTGTCCCTGGAGGATTGGGACTGGCAGATCGCGATCAACCTGATGGGTGTGGTCAAGGGCTGCAAGGCGTTCTTGCCGCTGCTGGAGAAAAGCAAAGGCAAGATCATCAACATCGCGTCGATGGCCGCCCTGATGCAAGGCCCGGCCATGAGCAACTACAACGTGGCCAAGGCCGGCGTTGTGGCGTTGTCGGAAAGCCTGTTGATCGAACTGGCACAACAGGAAGTAGGCGTGCATGTCGTATGCCCGTCGTTCTTCCAGACCAACTTGCTCGACTCTTTCCGCGGCCCGACCCCGGCGATGAAAGCCCAGGTCGGCAAATTGCTGGAAAGTTCGCCAATCACCGCCACCGACATTGCCGACTACATCTACAAGCAGGTGGCCGCCGGCGAATTCATGATCCTGCCTCACGAACAAGGCCGCATGGCGTGGGCGATCAAACAGAAGAACCCGCAACTGCTCTACAACGAAATGACCGTCATGGCCGACAAAATGCGCGCCAAGGCCAAACAAAACGCTGACTGA
- a CDS encoding PLP-dependent aminotransferase family protein, which yields MTNLLLYQRIAQQLAEDIRRGVYQPGERVPSVRKMSSQLNVSHATVLQAYANLEDQGLIRARPQSGYYVHQTPALTAPTPDIARVERPGLVTRSSIIQQVLVESRREGVFPLGAAVPSVDYLPVRALHQQLAKVTRFHSPRAFSYMFSPGFEPLRRQVAIRMRDAGVVVDPSEVVITHGCVDALQMSLRVLTRPGDLIAAESPTYYGLLQLADLLGLKVIEIPSDPATGMSLEALQLAANQWSIKALVLTTRLSNPLGGTMPEERQKQLLRLASDFDIQIVEDDIYGELMFEQGRTKSLKAYDRLDRVIYCSSFSKTLSPGVRIGWMIAGKYQQEIQRLQTFSTHSACSVTQMGIAAYLENGGYDRHLRYIRQEYRKNLSAFQLAVQQYFPEGTQMTRPTGGFILWVSLPGRVNTQELHVRALQQGISIAPGLIFSNTEQFNHCIRLNCGIPWNREAERALMTLGMLATQLCQEMAGGF from the coding sequence ATGACCAATCTTTTGCTCTACCAACGTATTGCTCAACAACTGGCCGAAGACATCCGCCGTGGTGTCTATCAACCGGGAGAGCGCGTGCCTTCGGTGCGCAAGATGAGTTCGCAGCTCAACGTCAGCCATGCGACGGTGTTGCAGGCGTATGCCAATCTTGAAGATCAGGGCCTGATCCGTGCCCGGCCGCAGTCGGGTTATTACGTTCACCAGACACCGGCCCTGACCGCGCCGACTCCCGACATTGCCCGGGTCGAGCGCCCAGGCCTGGTCACGCGCAGCAGCATCATTCAACAAGTGTTGGTCGAATCCCGCCGCGAAGGCGTTTTTCCGCTGGGCGCCGCGGTGCCCAGCGTCGATTACCTGCCGGTGCGGGCGCTGCATCAGCAATTGGCCAAAGTCACCCGATTCCATAGCCCGCGTGCCTTCAGCTACATGTTCAGCCCCGGCTTCGAACCGCTGCGCCGGCAGGTGGCGATCCGCATGCGCGATGCCGGTGTGGTGGTTGATCCCTCCGAAGTGGTCATCACCCACGGCTGCGTCGATGCATTGCAGATGTCATTGCGGGTACTGACTCGGCCCGGCGACCTGATCGCCGCCGAATCACCGACTTATTATGGTCTGCTGCAACTGGCCGACTTGCTCGGTCTCAAAGTGATCGAAATCCCCAGCGACCCCGCTACCGGCATGAGCCTGGAAGCCCTGCAACTGGCGGCCAATCAATGGTCGATCAAGGCGCTGGTGTTGACCACGCGTCTGAGCAATCCATTGGGCGGAACCATGCCCGAGGAACGCCAGAAACAATTGCTGCGCCTGGCGTCGGATTTCGACATCCAGATTGTCGAAGATGATATTTACGGCGAGCTGATGTTCGAGCAGGGGCGCACCAAATCGCTCAAGGCCTACGATCGGCTGGATCGGGTCATCTATTGTTCCAGCTTCTCCAAGACCTTGTCGCCGGGCGTGCGGATCGGCTGGATGATCGCTGGCAAGTACCAGCAGGAAATCCAGCGCTTGCAGACGTTCAGTACCCATTCGGCCTGCAGCGTCACGCAAATGGGCATTGCGGCTTATCTGGAAAACGGCGGTTACGACCGACACTTGCGCTACATCCGTCAGGAATACCGCAAGAACCTCAGCGCCTTTCAGCTCGCAGTCCAGCAATACTTCCCGGAAGGCACGCAGATGACCCGGCCTACTGGCGGCTTCATTCTGTGGGTCAGTTTGCCGGGACGGGTAAACACACAGGAACTGCACGTACGGGCGTTGCAGCAGGGCATCAGCATCGCGCCGGGGCTGATCTTCAGTAACACCGAGCAGTTCAATCACTGCATTCGGCTGAACTGTGGCATCCCCTGGAATCGAGAAGCCGAACGTGCCTTGATGACCTTGGGGATGTTGGCGACGCAACTTTGCCAGGAGATGGCCGGCGGCTTCTAA
- a CDS encoding ABC transporter substrate-binding protein: MDLRCVCGWSLLLGLTVLPALSSAAGKCERLVVTGSPDAPPYLWQDPQDPKHLIGASADLLQHVAGELGIKVELLYAGKRSQALDEVRSGRMDLLADTPLTVTELETLDYIHPPLLENDYLVWTRKDSKLVYNNVQDLHGHPGALSEKSRMTPAFSTFAEQQLTLSRTPNLTQAFQKLLLGEVEFVLAGRYSGMAAAQALSMANDLIAHAEPVDKPGLFLAVSHNSACNDPWLRGQLAKKMTELPASGLADTALQRNIERWKAQQQQQPVSAPKQ; encoded by the coding sequence ATGGATCTGCGCTGCGTATGTGGCTGGTCATTACTGCTGGGCTTGACGGTGTTGCCGGCATTGTCCAGTGCAGCGGGCAAGTGCGAGCGGCTGGTGGTAACCGGAAGTCCGGATGCGCCGCCGTACCTGTGGCAAGACCCGCAAGATCCAAAGCACCTGATCGGTGCCAGTGCTGATCTGTTGCAGCACGTGGCGGGGGAATTGGGCATCAAAGTCGAGTTGCTCTACGCCGGCAAACGCTCCCAGGCGCTGGACGAAGTGCGCAGCGGGCGCATGGACCTGCTGGCGGACACGCCATTGACGGTCACTGAGCTGGAAACCCTCGATTACATTCATCCGCCCCTACTGGAAAACGACTACCTGGTCTGGACACGTAAAGACTCGAAACTGGTCTACAACAACGTGCAAGACCTTCACGGCCATCCCGGCGCATTGTCGGAAAAGTCTCGAATGACCCCGGCATTCAGCACTTTTGCCGAGCAGCAACTGACGCTCAGCCGCACGCCCAACCTGACCCAGGCGTTTCAGAAACTGCTCTTGGGTGAAGTGGAGTTTGTTCTCGCGGGCCGCTATTCAGGCATGGCGGCCGCGCAGGCATTGAGCATGGCCAACGACCTGATCGCCCATGCCGAACCCGTCGACAAACCCGGCCTGTTCCTCGCGGTGTCTCATAACTCCGCCTGCAACGATCCTTGGTTGCGCGGACAGCTGGCCAAAAAGATGACAGAATTGCCCGCCTCAGGACTGGCGGACACCGCATTGCAGCGCAATATCGAGCGTTGGAAAGCGCAGCAACAGCAACAACCTGTCAGCGCCCCAAAACAGTAG
- a CDS encoding YheU family protein, translating to MLIPHDQLEVDTLTRLIEDFVTRDGTDNGDDTPLETRVLRVRQALTKGQALIVFDPESEQCQLMLKHDVPKHLFD from the coding sequence ATGCTGATTCCCCACGACCAACTTGAAGTCGACACCCTGACCCGCCTGATCGAGGACTTTGTGACCCGTGACGGCACCGACAACGGTGACGATACACCGCTGGAAACCCGCGTTTTGCGGGTTCGCCAGGCATTGACCAAAGGTCAGGCGCTGATTGTCTTCGATCCGGAAAGCGAGCAGTGCCAATTGATGCTCAAGCACGATGTGCCCAAGCATCTGTTTGACTGA
- a CDS encoding DUF3309 family protein, translating into MDMGTILIVILILLLIGGLPVFPHSRSWGYGPSGIIGVVLVVLLILLLLGRI; encoded by the coding sequence ATAGACATGGGCACAATTTTGATCGTTATTCTCATTCTCTTGCTGATCGGTGGTCTGCCGGTCTTCCCGCACTCCAGAAGTTGGGGTTATGGCCCGTCGGGTATCATCGGCGTGGTATTGGTGGTGCTGTTGATTTTGCTCTTGCTTGGCCGGATATAA
- a CDS encoding DUF4398 domain-containing protein, with protein MSIRPLFAALAVLALAGCAADPAPNEQIRLTEQALVQAKAVGATAEDVPEMKLAEEKFARAQGNMADQSYKHARMRAEQAELDARLAEAKVLTLKSEEQLNVLNTRITRLRKQLGDAQ; from the coding sequence GTGAGTATTCGACCTCTTTTCGCTGCCCTGGCCGTTCTGGCTCTGGCGGGTTGTGCAGCTGACCCTGCGCCGAATGAACAGATTCGCCTGACCGAACAGGCACTCGTACAAGCCAAAGCCGTGGGTGCCACCGCCGAAGACGTGCCGGAAATGAAGCTGGCCGAAGAAAAATTCGCCCGTGCCCAAGGCAACATGGCTGACCAGTCCTACAAACATGCGCGCATGCGGGCCGAGCAGGCCGAGCTGGACGCGCGTCTGGCTGAAGCCAAAGTGCTGACCCTCAAGAGCGAGGAGCAATTGAATGTGCTCAACACCCGCATCACTCGTTTGCGCAAGCAACTGGGAGATGCCCAATGA
- a CDS encoding LTA synthase family protein — translation MANPDALNQQRASSRLLQPTVKSHLAYTLLCALIMMVMFSLLRVALLVYNRSMILDTPASTFLEAFANGLRFDLRLVVYLCIPLLLALFSARAMAARGFFRFWLTIASSIALFLGLMEMDFYREFHQRLNGLVFQYVKEDPKTVMSMLWYGFPVVRYLLAWAFGTLILTLAFKGADRATRPRGPFSGGSIGTRQIAPWYARIGVFVVCLLICVVAARGTLRQGPPLRWGDVYTTDSNFANQLGLNGTLSLIAAAKSRMSEDRDNIWKATLPQPQAQQTVRDMLVMKDEKLVDADIAAVRRDYTPPADKTLPIKNVVVILMESMAGHSVGALGGPGNITPYLDKLSKEGLLFDRFFSNGTHTHQGMFATMACFPNLPGFEYLMQTPEGSHKLSGLPQLLSARDFDDVYVYNGDFAWDNQSGFFSNQGMTNFIGRNDYVNPVFSDPTWGVSDQDMFDRGLVELKARGNGKPFYALLQTLSNHTPYALPTPLPVERVTDRGNLNEHLTAMRYSDWALGQFFEKARKEPYFKETLFVIVGDHGFGNEQQITEMDLGRFNVPMLMIAPGIQEKFGQRDHTVGTQIDIVPTIMGRIGGEVRHQCWGRDLLNLPEGDAGFGVIKPSGSEQTTAILTADQILVLPKEKEMEPKVYRYELGANPHAEIVPNDPRTAELKLKLESFLQTATKSLLDNTAGVVDGKPD, via the coding sequence ATGGCAAACCCGGACGCCCTGAATCAGCAGCGAGCTTCTAGTCGCCTGCTGCAACCGACCGTCAAATCGCACCTGGCCTACACGCTGCTGTGCGCCTTGATCATGATGGTCATGTTCAGCCTGCTGCGTGTTGCGCTGCTGGTCTACAACCGCTCGATGATCCTCGACACACCGGCTTCCACTTTCCTTGAAGCATTCGCCAACGGTCTGCGTTTCGACCTGCGACTGGTGGTCTACCTTTGCATTCCGCTGTTGCTGGCACTGTTCAGCGCGCGGGCCATGGCTGCGCGCGGCTTCTTCCGTTTCTGGCTGACCATCGCGTCGAGCATCGCGCTGTTCCTCGGCCTGATGGAGATGGACTTCTACCGCGAGTTCCACCAGCGCCTCAACGGTCTGGTCTTCCAGTACGTGAAGGAAGACCCGAAAACCGTGATGAGCATGCTCTGGTACGGTTTCCCGGTGGTTCGCTATCTGCTGGCCTGGGCCTTTGGCACATTGATTCTGACCCTGGCGTTCAAGGGCGCTGATCGTGCGACCCGTCCTCGCGGCCCGTTCAGCGGCGGCAGCATCGGCACTCGCCAGATCGCCCCGTGGTATGCGCGCATCGGCGTGTTCGTCGTTTGCCTGCTGATCTGCGTAGTGGCCGCTCGTGGCACTTTGCGTCAGGGCCCGCCGCTGCGCTGGGGTGACGTTTACACCACCGACTCGAACTTCGCCAACCAGTTGGGCCTCAACGGCACACTGTCGTTGATCGCGGCGGCCAAGAGCCGGATGTCCGAAGATCGCGACAACATCTGGAAAGCTACGCTGCCGCAGCCTCAGGCTCAGCAGACCGTGCGTGACATGCTGGTGATGAAAGACGAAAAACTGGTGGATGCCGACATCGCCGCCGTGCGTCGCGACTACACACCACCGGCCGACAAGACCCTGCCGATCAAGAACGTGGTGGTGATCCTGATGGAAAGCATGGCCGGTCACTCGGTCGGCGCGTTGGGCGGCCCGGGTAACATCACCCCCTACCTCGACAAACTGTCGAAGGAAGGCCTGTTGTTCGACCGCTTCTTCTCCAATGGCACCCACACCCACCAGGGCATGTTTGCCACCATGGCCTGCTTCCCGAACCTGCCGGGTTTCGAATACCTGATGCAAACCCCGGAAGGCAGCCACAAATTGTCCGGTCTGCCGCAGTTGCTCAGTGCCCGCGACTTCGACGACGTATACGTCTACAACGGCGATTTCGCCTGGGATAACCAGTCGGGTTTCTTCAGCAACCAGGGCATGACCAACTTCATCGGGCGTAACGACTACGTGAACCCGGTGTTCTCCGACCCTACTTGGGGCGTGTCTGACCAGGATATGTTCGACCGTGGCCTGGTAGAGCTCAAGGCTCGTGGAAATGGCAAGCCGTTCTATGCCTTGCTGCAGACGCTGTCGAACCACACGCCGTATGCCTTGCCGACGCCATTGCCGGTTGAACGCGTGACTGATCGCGGCAACCTGAACGAACACCTGACCGCCATGCGCTACTCCGACTGGGCGCTCGGGCAATTCTTCGAGAAGGCGCGTAAAGAGCCGTACTTCAAGGAAACCCTGTTCGTGATCGTGGGTGACCATGGTTTCGGCAACGAACAGCAAATCACCGAAATGGACCTGGGCCGCTTCAACGTTCCGATGCTGATGATCGCGCCGGGTATCCAGGAAAAGTTCGGCCAGCGTGACCACACCGTCGGCACTCAGATCGACATCGTGCCGACCATCATGGGCCGTATCGGTGGCGAAGTGCGCCATCAGTGCTGGGGGCGTGACCTGCTCAACCTGCCTGAAGGCGATGCCGGTTTTGGCGTGATCAAACCGTCGGGGAGCGAGCAGACTACCGCCATCCTTACGGCTGACCAGATCCTGGTGCTGCCAAAAGAAAAGGAAATGGAGCCGAAGGTGTACCGCTACGAACTGGGCGCCAACCCGCACGCCGAGATCGTTCCTAACGATCCGCGCACTGCCGAGTTGAAACTCAAGCTCGAGTCGTTCCTGCAAACGGCGACCAAAAGCCTGCTCGACAACACCGCCGGTGTGGTTGACGGCAAACCGGACTAA
- a CDS encoding osmoprotectant NAGGN system M42 family peptidase encodes MISKIPEPDLDYLQKVLLEMLAIPSPTGFTDTIVRYVAERLEELGIPFEMTRRGTIRATLKGKKSSPDRAVCAHLDTIGAAVRAVKDNGRLALAPVGCWSSRFAEGSRVSLFTDNGVIRGSVLPLMASGHAFNTAVDEMPISWDHVELRLDAYCATRADCDSLGISVGDFVAFDPLPEFTESGHISARHLDDKAGVAALLAALKAIVDSGEALMIDCHPLFTITEETGSGAAAALPWDVSEFVGIDIAPVAPGQHSSEHAVSVAMQDSGGPYDYHLSRHLLRLASDNELPVRRDLFRYYFSDAHSAVTAGHDIRTALLAFGCDATHGYERTHIDSLAALSRLLGAYLLSPPVFASDAQPATGSLDRFSHQIEHDTQMESDTRVPSVDSLVGQRSEG; translated from the coding sequence ATGATCAGCAAAATCCCTGAACCGGATCTCGATTACCTGCAAAAAGTCCTGCTGGAAATGCTCGCCATTCCCAGCCCGACCGGGTTCACCGACACCATCGTGCGTTACGTCGCCGAACGCCTGGAAGAGTTGGGCATTCCATTCGAAATGACCCGGCGCGGAACCATCCGTGCAACCCTCAAAGGCAAAAAAAGCAGCCCCGACCGTGCGGTTTGCGCTCACCTGGATACCATCGGTGCGGCGGTTCGTGCCGTGAAGGATAACGGTCGCCTGGCCTTGGCGCCGGTCGGTTGCTGGTCCAGCCGTTTTGCCGAGGGCAGCCGGGTCAGCCTGTTCACCGATAACGGGGTGATTCGCGGCAGCGTGTTGCCGCTGATGGCATCCGGGCATGCTTTCAACACGGCCGTGGACGAAATGCCGATCAGCTGGGATCACGTCGAACTGCGCCTGGATGCCTACTGCGCCACCCGCGCCGATTGCGATTCGCTGGGGATCAGCGTGGGCGATTTCGTGGCCTTCGACCCGCTGCCGGAATTCACTGAAAGCGGCCACATCAGTGCCCGCCACCTCGACGACAAGGCCGGTGTCGCCGCACTGCTCGCGGCGCTCAAGGCCATCGTCGACAGTGGTGAAGCGTTGATGATCGATTGCCATCCGCTGTTCACCATTACCGAGGAAACCGGCAGTGGCGCGGCGGCAGCGTTGCCGTGGGACGTCAGCGAATTCGTCGGAATCGACATTGCGCCCGTTGCACCCGGCCAGCACTCCAGCGAACACGCCGTCAGTGTGGCGATGCAGGATTCCGGCGGACCTTACGACTATCACTTGTCGCGCCATTTGCTGCGACTGGCCAGTGACAATGAACTGCCCGTGCGCCGCGACCTGTTCCGTTACTACTTCAGCGATGCGCACTCGGCGGTGACCGCCGGGCATGACATTCGCACTGCCCTGCTCGCCTTTGGTTGTGATGCGACCCATGGCTACGAACGCACCCACATCGACAGTCTGGCGGCGCTCAGTCGATTGCTCGGTGCCTACCTACTGAGCCCGCCGGTGTTTGCCAGCGATGCGCAACCGGCGACGGGATCGCTGGACCGGTTCAGTCATCAGATCGAACATGACACACAGATGGAAAGTGATACGCGGGTGCCGTCGGTGGACAGTCTGGTCGGGCAGCGGTCTGAAGGCTGA
- a CDS encoding YnfA family protein, with amino-acid sequence MLNYLWFFLAALFEIAGCFAFWMWLRQGKSVWWVVPALLSLTLFALLLTRVEAAYAGRAYAAYGGIYIIASIGWLAVVERIRPLSSDWIGVALCVIGASVILFGPRFSVS; translated from the coding sequence ATGCTCAATTACCTGTGGTTTTTCCTCGCGGCGCTGTTCGAAATCGCTGGCTGTTTCGCGTTCTGGATGTGGTTGCGCCAAGGCAAAAGTGTGTGGTGGGTCGTGCCGGCACTGCTCAGCCTGACCTTGTTCGCGCTGCTGCTGACCCGCGTCGAAGCCGCCTACGCCGGTCGCGCCTACGCGGCCTACGGTGGCATTTACATCATCGCTTCAATTGGCTGGCTGGCGGTCGTCGAGCGGATTCGTCCATTGAGTTCGGACTGGATCGGCGTGGCGTTGTGCGTGATCGGCGCGAGCGTCATTTTGTTCGGCCCGCGCTTCTCGGTTTCCTGA